One genomic region from Prionailurus bengalensis isolate Pbe53 chromosome C1, Fcat_Pben_1.1_paternal_pri, whole genome shotgun sequence encodes:
- the MYCL gene encoding protein L-Myc, whose protein sequence is MCLCAGCRAAPSRRGAGPLQVAGGRSEGADMDFDSYQHYFYDYDCGEDFYRSTAPSEDIWKKFELVPSPPTSPPWGSGPGAGDSAPGIGPPEPWPGGGAGDEAESRGHSKAWGRNYASIIRRDCMWSGFSARERLERAVSDRLAAGAPRGNPPKAPAAPDCAPSLEAGNPAPAAPCPLGEPKTQACSGSESPSDSEGEEIDVVTVEKRQSLGVRKPVTITVRADPLDPCMKHFHISIHQQQHNYAARFPPESCSQGGAPERGPQEEALEKDAPEEKEEEVDEEIVSPPPVESEAPQSCHPKPVSSDTEDVTKRKNHNFLERKRRNDLRSRFLALRDQVPTLASCSKAPKVVILSKALEYLQALVGAEKRMATEKRQLRCRQQQLQKRIAYLSGY, encoded by the exons ATGTGCCTGTGTGCGGGCTGCCGGGCTGCCCCGAGCCGGCGGGGAGCCGGTCCGCTCCAGGTGGCGGGCGGCCGGAGCGAG GGAGCGGACATGGACTTCGACTCGTACCAGCACTATTTCTACGACTATGACTGCGGGGAAGATTTCTACCGCTCCACGGCGCCCAGTGAGGACATCTGGAAGAAATTCGAGCTGGTGCCGTCGCCCCCCACGTCGCCGCCTTGGGGCTCGGGTCCCGGCGCCGGGGACTCAGCCCCTGGAATCGGTCCCCCGGAGCCGTGGCCCGGAGGGGGCGCCGGGGACGAGGCGGAATCCCGGGGCCATTCGAAAGCTTGGGGCAGGAACTACGCCTCCATCATCCGCCGTGACTGCATGTGGAGCGGCTTCTCCGCCCGGGAACGGCTAGAGAGAGCGGTGAGCGACCGGCTCGCCGCCGGCGCACCCCGGGGGAACCCGCCCAAGGCGCCCGCCGCCCCAGACTGCGCTCCCAGCCTCGAGGCCGGCAACCCGGCTCCCGCTGCCCCCTGTCCGCTGGGCGAGCCCAAGACCCAGGCCTGCTCGGGGTCCGAGAGCCCAAGCGACTCGG AGGGTGAAGAAATCGATGTTGTGACAGTGGAGAAGAGACAGTCCCTGGGCGTACGGAAGCCAGTCACCATCACGGTGCGGGCAGACCCGTTGGACCCCTGCATGAAACACTTCCACATCTCCATCCATCAGCAGCAGCACAACTATGCCGCCCGTTTTCCTCCAGAAAGCTGTTCCCAAGGAGGGGCTCCCGAAAGAGGTCCCCAAGAAGAGGCTCTGGAGAAAGATGccccagaagaaaaggaagaggaggtaGATGAAGAGATTGTGAGTCCCCCACCTGTAGAAAGCGAGGCTCCCCAGTCCTGCCACCCCAAACCTGTCAGTTCTGACACCGAGGACGTGACCAAGAGGAAGAATCACAACTTCCTGGAGCGCAAACGACGGAATGACCTCCGTTCTAGGTTCTTGGCCCTGAGGGACCAGGTACCCACCCTGGCCAGCTGCTCCAAGGCCCCCAAAGTGGTGATCCTGAGTAAGGCCTTGGAATACTTACAAGCCCTGGTGGGGGCCGAGAAGAGGATGGCCACGGAGAAAAGGCAGCTCCGATGTCGGCAGCAGCAACTGCAGAAGAGAATTGCGTACCTCAGTGGCTACTAA